The genomic interval CATCCGCTTCAGTCCGGAGGGCGGGACGGTGGCACTGTCCTGCATGCAGGCCGATGGCAGCACCATTATCGAATGTGCGGACGACGGGCCCGGGATTCCGGCCGCCGAAGCCGCACGCATCTTTGAGCCGTTCTACCGGGGCGGCGGCCAGCCGGCCGTAGCATCACCCGGGCACGGCATTGGCTTATCCATTGTGCGCGAGCTTGTCGAAGCGCATGGTGGCATCGTTGAACTCGTCGCAGCGGGCCCGGGAGCCCGCTTCAGGATCACACTACCCGATGAATCGCATTAATCCCCGTTCTTTTGCCCCGCTGGCGCTGTGGTTGGCAGTGAGCCTGCTGGGTGGTTGCGCGCAGGGCTGGGGCCTTCGGCATGCGCCACCGCCCGCAGTGACGCCCACCCCGACACCTGTACCAGAGCCGACCCCGCCGCCGCCTGATCCGGTGCACACCCTGGTCGACTTCTACAGCTTTACCCGGGCCATGCCCGCCGCCGAACTGACCCGGCGCGCCGGCGAGCTGGCCAACGGCGTGCAAACGCCGGAAACCATGCTCAAGCAAGCCATCTTGCTGTCGCAGACGCGCAATCCGCCGGATCTGGCCCGGGCCATCAGCCTGGCGGAAAACGCCGCGCGCACCGACAACCCCTTGCGGGGCGCGGCGCAGATGCTGGGCCAGCAATGGAATGACCGCCGCCGGCTGGAAGACCAGCTGGATAAACAAACTGCCGCGACCAAAGACGCGCAGCGACGGGCCGACCAGATCAAAACCCAGCTGGACGCCCTGAAGAACATCGAGAAAGACATGGCCGGGGACAAAGCCTCCGCCCCGGCCCGCAAGGAATGACCATGGAAAAGCCGCACCTTTTGTTTGTGGATGACGATGCCGACATGCTGCGGCTGATGGCGCTGCGTTTGCAGGCCGCGGGTTACCGTGCCACTACGGTGGCCTCTGCCGAACAGGCGCTGGCGCAGATCGCCGTGGAATGCCCGCAACTGGTGATCAGCGACGTACGCCTGCCCGGCCAGGATGGCATGGCGCTGTTTGAAGAAATCCGCCAGCGCCACCCCGGTTTGCCGGTGATCCTGCTGACGGCGCACGGCACCATTCCGGATGCCGTGGACGCCATGCAGCGCGGCGTGTTCTGTTATCTGACCAAACCGTTTGATGCCCACATCCTGCTGGAGAAAATCGCCCAGGCGCTCAACCTGACTTCTTCCGCCGGCAGCACGCAACAGCAGGGCGGTGAAGACTGGCGTGGCGGCTTGATCAGCCGTAGCCAGATCATGGAAGAACTGCTGGGTGAAGCGCGGCTTGTGGCTGCCAGTGACGCCAGCGTGCTGATCCAGGGTGAAAGCGGCAGCGGCAAGGAAGTGCTGGCCCGCGCGCTGCACCGCGCCAGCCCGCGCGGGCGGGGCCCATTTGTGGCGGTGAACTGCGGCGCGATCCCGGAGCAATTGCTGGAGTCTGAACTCTTTGGTCACATCAAGGGCGCCTTTACCGGCGCGCTGGCCAATCACCGGGGTCTGTTTCAGGCTGCCAACGGTGGCACCTTGCTGCTGGATGAAATTGGCGATATGCCGCTGCCATTGCAGGTAAAACTGCTGCGGGTGCTGCAGGAAAAAGCCGTGCGGCCGGTGGGCGCCAGTGAACCGGTGGCAGTGGATGTGCGTATTGTCTCGGCCACACACCGCGATCTGGATGCGGCCATTGCTGCCGGCCAGTTCCGGGAAGACCTTTATTACCGGCTCAACGTGGTGTCACTGACGCTGCCACCGCTATCGGCCCGGCGCGAGGATATTGCGCTGCTGGCGAATCACTTCCTCACCCAGATTGCCACGCGTTACAGCAAATCGGTGACGGGCTATGCGCCAGACGCCATGGAGGCGCTGGTGTCGGCGGCGTGGCCTGGCAACGTGCGCCAGTTGTACAACGTGGTCGAGCAAGTCTGCGCGCTGGCAACGGCGCCAATCATTCCCTTGTCGCTGGTACAGCGCGCCTTGCGGCTGCCAGCCCAGGGCATTCTGAACTACAACGACGCAAAGTCCCGGTTTGAGCGCGATTACCTCACCCAGCTTTTGAAAGTGGCCGATGGGAACGTCACTGATGCCGCCCGCATTGCCGGTCGCAACCGCACGGAGTTCTACCGGCTGTTGCAAAAACACGGGCTTAATCCGGGTTTGTTCCGGCAAGGTTCAGAGGGTGTCGCTTGATGGCGACATTCATATTGCGCCGCAGCGCACGTCAAACCTGGCTTTGCCGGGTTTGACAGTCGGCCGGCGTCGGGTTTTGACGACATTTACCCCCTGTTTTCACCCGCAATTCTGGCCCTTTTTAAACGCCCTCACCGCAAACCCTTGATATTGCTGGCTTTAACAAAGCTGGCACGACCCTTGCATTAGTACCACTACCTCCCAGAGATTTTTGAGGTTTTCTGTTTTAACCACTGGAAAGGAGTACACGATGCAAATCCGTAAAACTCTCGTGAATGTCGCGTTGATCGCCGGTACCGTTTTGCTGGGCGCAGGTGCCTATGCAGCTGGTACCTCTGGTACATCTACCGGTGCGGATAATCCGCCGGCCAGCGCACCACAGAGTCTGACCCGTTAAGGCTCTATCTCCCGTGACCGACTGACCCTGTGCTGGCCACTGCAATGGTGGCCGGCGCGGGTCTGACGATGGGTGCTACCCCCCCAGCACCCACGTAAGCCCGCCCCATCTGGGGTGGGCCTCTTTTTTTCTACCCCTGCCAGACCCGGTTGCAAGCGGATGATCAAACAGGCCCCATGAGTCATGACCGCCGGGCAGCGTGTAAACTGCCAGCCATGCCTGTTGTCACCGTCGCCCTTTTCCAGGATCACCACACCCTGCCTGATGCCGCCTTGCTGGCGCAGCCCTGGTCTGCTGCCACGCGCGCGCGCCTGTCGGGCATCAGCCATGCGCCGCGGCAGCGCCAACTCATGCTGGGGCGACTGTTGCTGCTTGATACCGCCCGCAAGCTGGCCGGCCCGACGCTGAGCCTGGCTGATCTGGTTGAACGGGAAGAAGCCAGCCCCTGTTTTGCCGGCTGGCCGACGCTGGCGATGTCGATCTCTCACACGGCAAACTGGCTGGGCGTGGCGGTAGCGCATACGCCCGGTTTGCAACTGGGGCTGGATCTGGAACAAGCCCGCCCGCGCAAGATTCTGGCGCTGGCAAAGCATGCCTGTGACGAAGCGGATCTGGCCTGGGTGGCCGCGGCCGATGAAGACAGCCGCAGCGCGCGTTTTTACCGGCTGTGGACCCTGCGGGAGGCGGCCTACAAAGGCGGCCTGCGCCAGCACGTGTATGGCGAGCCACCCATGCATGGTTATGTCACCGCGCCGCAGCAAGATCATCATAGCGGCGTGCTGCCGGACAACCTGTACTGGGCGGTCAGCTGTAATCAACCCGTTGAACTGAGTTTTGTCCGGCCGGAGTTGACGCTGTGAACGCGGCGCAGGCATCCATTGCCTACCCCGACGCCAGTGCCCTGGCACCGCTGGATTTATCCACCTTGCGCTTTCGCCCGGCTTCGGCCGTCGACGCTGCCGTGCTGGCACCGTTGATCCATGAAGCCGCCCAAACTGAATTTGCCTGGTTATTCGAGGCCCCGGCCCAGGACACCATCGCCTTTTTGCAGCACGCGCTGAGCGAGCCCATGGGGCATTTTTCCTGGCAGCATTTGCAGGTGGCCACGCTGGCTGATCAGCCGGTTGCGGTCATGGGCGTGCAGGACGGGCGCGGCGGGCTCTTGAACGGGCCGTATCTGGCCATGCAGTTGATGCAGCATTTTGGCTGGCGGCAAACCGCCGGGATTTTGCGGCGCGGGTTGGTCCTGCAACGTGAAATACCCGTGCCGCAACAAGACCAGACGCTGATTGCCCATTGCGCCACGGCCCCCCGCTGGCGCCGGCAAGGGGTGTTTGTGGCGCTGTTTCACCATGCCCTCGCCAACGGCCTTGTGCCCGCCCGCAAAAGCCAGGACATCATTCTGGATGTGCTGGTCAGCAATACCGGCGCCATGGCGCTTTACCGCAAACTGGGTTTTGTGACGATCAGCACCCGCCCGTTTGCCGCAGCAGGCGTGCCGGATCACTTGTTTGCGCGGCGCATGCGCTACCGCGCAGCGCCCGGCAACGGCCCGTCACTGGCCGCCACCGGGTCTGGCCGGGACTAGAACAGCAAGCGCAAGCGGATGGTGCCTTCCACGCCGGCCAGCTTCTTGAGCGCGGTATCGCTGTAGTCAGAATCGACGTCGATCACCACGTAGCCGATCTCGGCGTTGGTTTGCAGGTATTGCGCGGCAATGTTGATCTGGTCGGCCGACAGCACGCTGTTGATGGCCGACAACACGCCCGGAATATTGCGGTGGATATGCAGCACGCGGCGCTTGCTGGCCTGCTGCGGCAGTGCCACTTCCGGGAAATTGACCGACGACGTTGTGGTGCCGTTATCGCTGTATTTGATCAGCTTCTCTGCCACTTCCACGCCGATATTGGCCTGCGCCTCGACGGTGGAGCCGCCGATATGCGGGGTCAGGATCACGTTGTCGAACTGGCGCAGCGGCGAGGCAAACTCTTCCTTGTTGTCTTTGGGCTCTACCGGGAACACGTCGATTGCGGCGCCGGCCAGGTGCTTGCTTTCAATGGCGGCGGCCAGGGCGTCGATATCCACCACCGTCCCGCGGGCGGCGTTGATCAGCACCGCGCCCGGCTTCATGGCCTTCAACTGGGCGGCCCCGATCATGTTTTTGGTCGAGGCGGTTTCCGGCACGTGCAGCGTCACAATGTCAGACTGACCCAGCAGGCTGTCCAGGTCGGCAATTTGCTGGGCATTGCCCAGCGGCAGTTTCGATGACGTATCAAAGAACGCCACGCGCATGCCCAGCGCTTCGGCCAGGACCGACAACTGTGAACCGATGGCGCCGTAGCCAATGATGCCCAGCTGCTTGCCGCGCACTTCATAAGACGCGCTGGCCGATTTGATCCAGCCGCCGCGATGGCAACTGGCGTTTTTTTCCGGAATGCCGCGCAACAGCAAGATCGCTTCTGCCAGCACCAGTTCTGCGACCGAACGGGTGTTGGAGTACGGCGCATTGAACACCGCAACCCCCAGCTTTTGCGCCGCGACGAGGTCAACCTGGTTGGTGCCGATGCAAAAACAACCGACCGCCACCAGTTTCTGCGCCGACGCCAGCACCTCTGCGGTCAACTGCGTGCGCGAGCGGATGCCGACAAAATGCGCATCGGCAATTTTCTGCTTGAGTTCATCACCACTGAGCGCGCCGGGCAAAGCTTCGATATTGGCGTAACCGGCCGCCTTGAAGGCGTCGATTGCGCTCTGGTGAACGCCCTCCAGCAGGAGGATGCGGATTTTGTCTTTTTCCAGAGAAGTTTTGCTCATGAAGTCTCACCTTGGACTGGCTGTGAACGCGCGGCTGCGCCCGAAGAAGCGGAAAATCAAACGGACTATCCAGTTGAGGATGGGGCCGCGCGTGAGCCAGACAAGGCCCTGAGCACGAGAATAAATACCGGTCAGCGGCCCGGGCGGCGGTTCAGCCATGGTAGGAACGCACTGACATGCATGCCCCGCGCCGCTGACAGACGCGCCTGGTGCACAGCAGCACACTCATGAACAGTGTCGGCGTTCACACGCTGGCGTCCCGGATACCGGCTGGCGGGCGAGCATGCAGTCCCGCCGGGCCGTAGCGCGCGCTTTGCGCCAGGCTGAACGTTTGACGACCGGCGCAACACCCCGGTCCTTGCGGTCTGCCGTTCGGGCAAGTGTTCACCCACGCTTATCGTTCGGCACGCGCCAGCAGGTTGCCTTGCAGGCGCACCAGCAGGGAGGCATGCACCTTGGCCACGATCGACCAGTCTTACGCCCGCCAGGCCGGGCGCCTGTGGAACAAATCCACGCTTGAAGAAGATGAAAACGACCTGAGAGGCTTTGCCGCTACCGAGGCGCCGCTTAGGGCAGAACTCTTCAGCGCAGACCAGATGGAGCGGCACGGCCGCACGCTGGCGGCGTCCCACCGCATTGGCGCGGCGTATCAGCAAGATCAGTTGCTGGCACGGCTGGCCGAGAACGAGGCCATTCTGGTCAACGCCTGCCGCGTGCTGACCAAT from Silvimonas iriomotensis carries:
- a CDS encoding sigma 54-interacting transcriptional regulator, coding for MEKPHLLFVDDDADMLRLMALRLQAAGYRATTVASAEQALAQIAVECPQLVISDVRLPGQDGMALFEEIRQRHPGLPVILLTAHGTIPDAVDAMQRGVFCYLTKPFDAHILLEKIAQALNLTSSAGSTQQQGGEDWRGGLISRSQIMEELLGEARLVAASDASVLIQGESGSGKEVLARALHRASPRGRGPFVAVNCGAIPEQLLESELFGHIKGAFTGALANHRGLFQAANGGTLLLDEIGDMPLPLQVKLLRVLQEKAVRPVGASEPVAVDVRIVSATHRDLDAAIAAGQFREDLYYRLNVVSLTLPPLSARREDIALLANHFLTQIATRYSKSVTGYAPDAMEALVSAAWPGNVRQLYNVVEQVCALATAPIIPLSLVQRALRLPAQGILNYNDAKSRFERDYLTQLLKVADGNVTDAARIAGRNRTEFYRLLQKHGLNPGLFRQGSEGVA
- a CDS encoding 4'-phosphopantetheinyl transferase family protein; the encoded protein is MPVVTVALFQDHHTLPDAALLAQPWSAATRARLSGISHAPRQRQLMLGRLLLLDTARKLAGPTLSLADLVEREEASPCFAGWPTLAMSISHTANWLGVAVAHTPGLQLGLDLEQARPRKILALAKHACDEADLAWVAAADEDSRSARFYRLWTLREAAYKGGLRQHVYGEPPMHGYVTAPQQDHHSGVLPDNLYWAVSCNQPVELSFVRPELTL
- a CDS encoding GNAT family N-acetyltransferase; amino-acid sequence: MNAAQASIAYPDASALAPLDLSTLRFRPASAVDAAVLAPLIHEAAQTEFAWLFEAPAQDTIAFLQHALSEPMGHFSWQHLQVATLADQPVAVMGVQDGRGGLLNGPYLAMQLMQHFGWRQTAGILRRGLVLQREIPVPQQDQTLIAHCATAPRWRRQGVFVALFHHALANGLVPARKSQDIILDVLVSNTGAMALYRKLGFVTISTRPFAAAGVPDHLFARRMRYRAAPGNGPSLAATGSGRD
- the serA gene encoding phosphoglycerate dehydrogenase gives rise to the protein MSKTSLEKDKIRILLLEGVHQSAIDAFKAAGYANIEALPGALSGDELKQKIADAHFVGIRSRTQLTAEVLASAQKLVAVGCFCIGTNQVDLVAAQKLGVAVFNAPYSNTRSVAELVLAEAILLLRGIPEKNASCHRGGWIKSASASYEVRGKQLGIIGYGAIGSQLSVLAEALGMRVAFFDTSSKLPLGNAQQIADLDSLLGQSDIVTLHVPETASTKNMIGAAQLKAMKPGAVLINAARGTVVDIDALAAAIESKHLAGAAIDVFPVEPKDNKEEFASPLRQFDNVILTPHIGGSTVEAQANIGVEVAEKLIKYSDNGTTTSSVNFPEVALPQQASKRRVLHIHRNIPGVLSAINSVLSADQINIAAQYLQTNAEIGYVVIDVDSDYSDTALKKLAGVEGTIRLRLLF